The proteins below are encoded in one region of Brevinematia bacterium:
- the rsmH gene encoding 16S rRNA (cytosine(1402)-N(4))-methyltransferase RsmH has product MVVIRLLKMEFYHRPVLVKEVLKNLIMNPKGSYIDCTCGEGGHSYEIAKILSNRGVLICVDKDSDVLEKAKVRLSEFKNVYFVNEGFENIDKISVDSGIEKFDGILLDLGVSMYHYVEKSKGFSFDSEYPLTMTYARADRVEYTAYRVVNGFSRKKLAEVIFKYGEEPLAGRIANAIVEYRKKKRIETPKELAEVISKAVGKYYKSRIHPATKTFMAIRIFVNREYEVLETFISKVKDFVSSGGRVCFITFHSGEDRIVKLRMREMVRMGEFRMVNDKPIIPTKEEIRQNYASRSAKLRVYEKV; this is encoded by the coding sequence GTAAAGGAAGTTTTGAAAAATCTTATTATGAATCCAAAGGGGAGTTATATTGACTGCACTTGTGGTGAGGGGGGACATTCTTACGAGATTGCGAAAATTCTTAGTAATAGAGGGGTACTTATATGTGTTGATAAGGATAGTGATGTTCTTGAGAAGGCTAAAGTTAGGCTAAGTGAGTTTAAAAACGTCTACTTCGTCAACGAAGGATTTGAGAATATTGACAAAATTTCTGTTGACAGTGGGATAGAAAAGTTTGATGGCATTTTGCTTGACCTAGGAGTTTCAATGTATCATTATGTTGAGAAGAGTAAGGGATTTAGTTTTGACTCTGAGTATCCTCTCACTATGACTTACGCTAGAGCAGATAGAGTTGAGTATACAGCTTATCGTGTTGTCAATGGGTTTTCAAGAAAAAAGCTTGCTGAAGTAATATTTAAGTATGGTGAGGAACCTCTTGCAGGTAGAATTGCTAACGCAATTGTTGAGTATAGGAAAAAAAAGAGAATAGAAACTCCTAAGGAACTGGCTGAAGTCATAAGTAAAGCTGTTGGAAAATACTACAAGTCTCGTATTCATCCAGCTACAAAAACTTTCATGGCTATAAGAATCTTTGTTAACAGAGAATACGAAGTGTTGGAAACCTTTATATCAAAGGTTAAGGATTTCGTTAGCTCTGGCGGGAGAGTTTGCTTTATAACTTTCCACTCTGGCGAGGATAGAATAGTTAAACTGAGAATGCGAGAGATGGTCAGAATGGGAGAGTTTAGAATGGTGAATGATAAACCGATAATTCCTACCAAAGAAGAGATAAGGCAAAACTATGCCTCTAGATCGGCAAAGCTGAGAGTATATGAGAAGGTGTAG
- the aroQ gene encoding type II 3-dehydroquinate dehydratase: protein MLQKRILLVNGPNLNMLGIREPDKYGNVTLGDIVGRCREIGVKYGYEILDFQSNSEGEIVSFIQTEGLRARGMIINAGAYTHTSIAIRDAILSVKIPFVEVHISNIFAREAFRHHSYLSDIAIGVISGFGENGYYFALLHLLGYLGEKVEVVE from the coding sequence ATGTTGCAGAAGAGGATACTTTTGGTCAATGGGCCTAACTTAAATATGCTCGGGATTAGAGAACCAGATAAGTATGGTAATGTAACTCTTGGAGATATAGTTGGGAGGTGTAGGGAAATAGGAGTGAAGTATGGGTATGAGATTCTTGACTTTCAATCTAATTCTGAGGGGGAGATTGTTAGCTTTATTCAGACTGAGGGACTTAGAGCCAGGGGAATGATCATAAATGCTGGTGCGTATACTCATACTTCAATAGCTATAAGAGATGCTATACTCTCAGTGAAGATACCTTTCGTTGAAGTGCATATATCAAATATATTTGCGAGGGAAGCTTTTAGGCATCATTCCTATCTTTCTGATATAGCGATAGGGGTGATAAGTGGATTTGGGGAAAACGGTTATTATTTTGCTTTGTTGCATCTTTTGGGCTACTTAGGTGAAAAAGTGGAGGTAGTGGAGTAG
- the rpsR gene encoding 30S ribosomal protein S18 — MGEAETSPNITEKTQNQEEDKIQETSQEAPQEPQKGVAIKKKRRTCPEKLLNVTYKDVEILSQFLTMTGKIRSPKITRICKKVQKKITREIKIARIMALLPFTDR; from the coding sequence ATGGGAGAAGCCGAAACTTCACCTAACATAACAGAAAAAACTCAGAATCAGGAAGAGGATAAAATACAAGAGACTTCTCAAGAGGCTCCTCAAGAACCACAGAAAGGAGTTGCAATTAAAAAGAAAAGAAGGACCTGTCCTGAGAAACTCTTGAATGTAACCTATAAAGACGTTGAAATATTGTCACAGTTTCTCACAATGACTGGCAAAATAAGATCGCCAAAGATAACAAGAATATGCAAGAAAGTGCAGAAGAAGATAACCAGAGAAATAAAGATCGCAAGAATAATGGCTTTGTTACCATTCACTGACAGATAG
- the ssb gene encoding single-stranded DNA-binding protein: MPRSFNKVIIVGNLVRDPEVITTAQGKIAVRVRIAVDDSYKDIRKTYFFDATCWERIGEIVGKFTRRGDRILIEGRLVQSRWESRDQNGNKVLRDSVRIIAENVLLLSPKLKEGVPSASESPGETPVSELEKKEEDYKEYLESVGIENEGEAFEDAEIPDESEEFPDEIDENPDYSDLDDSENIKGIDTKKDFEL, from the coding sequence ATGCCAAGAAGTTTCAATAAAGTAATAATTGTAGGTAATCTAGTAAGAGACCCCGAAGTTATCACAACCGCACAAGGTAAGATTGCGGTAAGGGTAAGAATAGCAGTAGATGATTCTTACAAGGACATAAGGAAAACTTACTTTTTTGATGCAACGTGTTGGGAAAGAATAGGAGAGATTGTAGGAAAATTTACCAGAAGAGGAGACAGGATACTCATTGAGGGAAGGTTAGTCCAGTCTAGGTGGGAAAGTAGAGATCAGAATGGTAATAAGGTTCTAAGAGATAGCGTAAGAATAATCGCAGAAAACGTTCTTCTTCTATCACCTAAGTTGAAAGAAGGTGTACCTTCAGCTTCAGAGAGCCCAGGGGAAACACCCGTAAGTGAACTAGAAAAAAAGGAAGAAGACTATAAGGAGTATTTGGAAAGTGTGGGAATTGAGAACGAAGGAGAAGCATTTGAGGATGCAGAAATTCCTGATGAGTCTGAGGAATTCCCGGATGAAATTGATGAAAATCCAGATTACTCTGATCTTGATGATTCGGAAAACATAAAAGGCATAGATACAAAAAAAGACTTTGAGCTTTAA
- the rpsF gene encoding 30S ribosomal protein S6, whose amino-acid sequence MNVSQIREELLKSKSSQKRTYEIGLIIEPNEQIVPHTMEKVKEIISQYGGKVISESELGKRPLAYPIRKNRKKYLEGIYKFVVFEGTNSTVENLDRLVKINENIIRHIILKVKPQKGK is encoded by the coding sequence ATGAACGTATCTCAAATAAGAGAAGAGCTACTAAAGTCCAAATCTAGCCAGAAAAGAACTTACGAGATTGGACTTATAATAGAACCAAATGAACAAATCGTGCCCCATACTATGGAGAAGGTTAAGGAAATAATATCACAATATGGTGGTAAAGTGATAAGTGAATCGGAATTAGGTAAAAGACCCCTAGCCTACCCAATAAGAAAGAACAGGAAAAAGTATTTGGAAGGGATATACAAATTCGTGGTTTTTGAAGGGACTAATTCAACTGTTGAGAACCTTGATAGATTAGTAAAGATAAACGAAAACATTATCAGGCACATAATACTAAAGGTAAAACCTCAGAAGGGTAAATAA